TGGCCCCGTCTGGGAAGGCTGGGCGGAGCCGCCGCGCTACACCGGACGCCCGACACTCTATCTAAACGACCTCGACGAAGGCCCGCTTGATCTGCCCAAAGGAACGCTGATCACACTGCGCTTTTACGGAGAAGTGGGAGCGCTGACGCTCGCCGAGACGGTGTCGGGCCGCACGGCTGATCTGCCAGCTGCTTCCGATGCGGCGCAGGATTTTGCAGTTGTGCAGGAGGGTACAATCGCCGTCGAAGGACCCGGTGGCCGCAAATGGGATGTGACCATGCGTCCCGACGCCCCGCCAATGGTCGACGTTCTGGGCGCGCCGGACGTTGCCGCCCTTGGCGAGATGCGTCTGCCGTTCTCGTCCAGTGATGACTACGGTGTCGAAGCAGGTGAGGCGCGCTTTGTGCTTGATCTGACTGCTGTCGACCGGCGCTATGGTTTGACAGTGGACCCTGATCCGCGTGACCAGATCGTTGTGCCGCTGCCCATGCCTATTGCCGGCAATCGGAACGCGTTCGAAGAGAACCTGATCGAAGATTTTTCCAAGCACCCTTGGGCGAACCTGCCGGTCAAGCTTAGCCTGTCTGTCCTTGACGCTGCCGAGCAGCAGGCGGAGACCGTTCCGCAGGATATGATCCTGCCGGGCCGGCGCTTTTTTAATCCTTCCGCCGCAGCGCTGATTGAAATGCGCCGTGATCTGTTGTGGTCCAAGTCGAATGCCCCCCGTGCCGCACAGGTTCTGCGCGCCGTATCCTACCGTCCGCAGGATGTGTTCAGCAGTGACACCACCGCCCTGCGCATCCGCCGCCTGATCGAGCGGTTGGAAATTCGTACGCGTTATGGATTGGACGATGAAGTTCAGGATGAACTGGCCGAAGACCTGTGGGGACTGGCGCTGGAACTCGAGGAAGGTGTCCTCGCAGATGCGCTGGAACGTCTGCGCCGTGCACAAGAACGGTTGCAGGAGGCGATGAAAAACGGTGCCTCTGACGAAGAAATTGCGGAACTGATGGACGAGCTTCGCCGCGCCACAGATGAATACATGCGCCAGTTACAGCGCCAGCAGGCACAAGAAGGGCAACAGGAGCAGCAGCAACAGCAACAAGGCGAAAGCATGCAAATGACGCAGGATGACCTGCAACGCATGATGGACCGCATTCAGGAGCTGATGGAAGAAGGCCGCATGGCCGAAGCCGCTGAAGCCTTGCAGCAACTGCAAGAGATGATGGAAAATATGCGCGTGACCGAAGGCCAGCAAGGGCAGGGCGGAAAGTCACCCGGCGAGGAAGCCATGGAAGGGCTGGCCGACACGCTTCGCGATCAGCAGGGCCTCAGCGATCAGGCATTCCGTGACCTGCAGGAACAGTTCAACCCGAACGCGCAGGCTGGTGAAAATCAGGGCAACGAAGGACGCAACGGTGGTCAGGGCCGTGGCGAAAGCCACGAGGGCCAAGGACAGGGTCAGGGCCAGGAGCAAGGTGAGGGCGAAGGTCAGGGCCAGCAACAAGGCCAGAACGGACAGACACCCGAAGGCGGTGAACAGGGCGAGGGGTTCGGCAAAGGTGAAGAAGGGCTGGCCCAACGTCAGCAGGCGCTGCGCGACGAACTGCGCCGTCAGCAGCAACGTCTGCCCGGTCAGGGCACGCCGGGCGGTGATGCGGCGCGCGATGCGCTGGACCGTGCTGGCCGTGCCATGGATCAGGCCGAGGATTCTCTGCGCGACGGCGATCTTGCCGAAGCCATCGACAATCAGGCACAAGCGATGGAAGCCTTGCGCGAAGGCATGCGGTCACTAGGAGAAGCCATGGCGCAGGAGCAGCAGAACCAGCAGCCCGGTCAGGGCACAGCCGAATCAGACCGCCGCGCTGACAACCGTGACCCGCTGGGGCGCGAACAGGGCAACAACGGACCGAGTAGTTCTGACGGACCACTTTCAATGGGGCCGGGTGGTGCGGGACGTGCACGCGATCTTTTGGATGAAATCCGCAGACGTTCGGGAGAGACCGAGCGCCCTGAAGAAGAACGTGATTACCTTAACCGTTTACTTGACCGGTTCTAAAAAACTGGTTCAGCCTTCGGACTGTGTCGCCTTGCTATCAAGCCAGCCAAGCAGCGACCGGACCTGGCTGTCCAGCCCGGTCCGCATCGCATCAATAGCGGAAACGTAGGACGTCATGATACCTTCCAGCGCAGGCACCGCCTGCGCGATCTGGTCGGCGTAAATATAAAGCAGCAAAAGAACCAGCGCGATCAGCACAACGGTTAGAAACCCGCGCTTGAAAGAACCTTTCTTCTTTGTGCCTCCGCCCGCACCCAATTCCTCGCGTGCATCGGCATCCATGTTGTTGGACACCGTGTCATTGCGCAGGGTTGAGTTGATCTCTTCGATGTCGGGCAACAACTCGCGCCGAGATGATATCGCAGCGGCGGCCGCAGCAGCTTCTGCGCTTTTCGGCTCGGGCTCGCCACGCATCCGCGCCATACGTTTCTTGGCTTCATGCGCGCGGGTGTCCGGATCATCCTGCGGCACAATCGGTGTTGCGGGTGGTTGCTCGGCTGCATCCAGTCCCAGTTCCGGTTGGCTTTCCAGCGGTTCGGACTGACGTTTACGCCGCGCTTCGAACTCTGCTTCGGCCTCCTGACGCAGGATGTCCGCAACCGCCGGGTCAAGCTCTTTGCGAACGGGTTCGGTACTGGGCAAAACAGGCGGCGGAGGCGGCGAGACTTCCTCATCAGGTGCAGGTGCGTCAACGCTTAGCGTTTCTTCGATGTCTTGAGCTTCTTCGGGTTCGTTATCTGGATGGTATTGAAACCACGTCTGACCACAATTTGAACACTGCACATCACGTCCGGCGGTTGGCACCACCTCATCAGGCACTTCATATTGTGCATCACAATTTGGACAGGTCAGCCTCATCTTGTATACCGTAACTCATTCACAACAATATTTGCACATTAAGAACAGCATATGGTCAACAATACCCTAGGAAAAGCGCTAACTGTCGCCAATCATCAGAAGTGCCGCATTGAATCCCCTGCGGTGCTCAGGCACAACAGATGCGGTGATATAGGGTGAATACGTGATCGACCTTGAAAATGTGGCGTATAGCTATGGCGGCGGCGAACTGCTGTCCGACATTTCGCTCAAACTTGCACCCGGTTCCTTTCATTTTCTTACCGGCCCTTCGGGCGCCGGTAAAACGACTTTGATGAAATTATGCTACGGTGCGCTTTTGCCGACCGCTGGCCACGTGCGCCTGTTCGGCGCGGATGTGCGCGGGCTGGAGCGTGATGATATTGCTGTCATCCGGCGCCGTGTCGGTGTCGTGCATCAGGACGTGCAATTTCTTGACCATCTGAACGTGACCGACAACATCGCGCTGCCTCTTACGGTTTCGGGTCGTCACGCCGAAGCAGCAGGGGGAGATCTGGGTGAGTTGATGTCGTGGGTCGGGCTGACCAATCGTGCCGATGCCTTGCCGCCCGAACTGTCGGGTGGTGAACGGCAACGGGCTGCATTGGCCCGCGCTGTAATCATGTCACCTGAC
The Sulfitobacter noctilucicola genome window above contains:
- a CDS encoding cell division ATP-binding protein FtsE codes for the protein MIDLENVAYSYGGGELLSDISLKLAPGSFHFLTGPSGAGKTTLMKLCYGALLPTAGHVRLFGADVRGLERDDIAVIRRRVGVVHQDVQFLDHLNVTDNIALPLTVSGRHAEAAGGDLGELMSWVGLTNRADALPPELSGGERQRAALARAVIMSPDVVLADEPTGNIDWEMSQRLLRLLIELNKMGKTVLIATHDLSLIRATKAHVQARVLRIANRRIQLAGADL
- a CDS encoding zinc-ribbon domain-containing protein, with product MRLTCPNCDAQYEVPDEVVPTAGRDVQCSNCGQTWFQYHPDNEPEEAQDIEETLSVDAPAPDEEVSPPPPPVLPSTEPVRKELDPAVADILRQEAEAEFEARRKRQSEPLESQPELGLDAAEQPPATPIVPQDDPDTRAHEAKKRMARMRGEPEPKSAEAAAAAAAISSRRELLPDIEEINSTLRNDTVSNNMDADAREELGAGGGTKKKGSFKRGFLTVVLIALVLLLLYIYADQIAQAVPALEGIMTSYVSAIDAMRTGLDSQVRSLLGWLDSKATQSEG
- a CDS encoding TIGR02302 family protein, encoding MSTFTPNDLRNSMAKLRWPLRLTWAGMLAENLVQALWPLMTVVLVVLAALMMGAQDSVSVEVVWGGMILAAICFVMALVYALRRFRIPSRTAALERLDASLPGRPIQALLDDPAIGAEDDASMAVWRAHKSRMAERAAAAGPVKADLRVSDRDPYALRFVAVLAFAVALIFGSVWRVGSVAGMGPIAGGLADGPVWEGWAEPPRYTGRPTLYLNDLDEGPLDLPKGTLITLRFYGEVGALTLAETVSGRTADLPAASDAAQDFAVVQEGTIAVEGPGGRKWDVTMRPDAPPMVDVLGAPDVAALGEMRLPFSSSDDYGVEAGEARFVLDLTAVDRRYGLTVDPDPRDQIVVPLPMPIAGNRNAFEENLIEDFSKHPWANLPVKLSLSVLDAAEQQAETVPQDMILPGRRFFNPSAAALIEMRRDLLWSKSNAPRAAQVLRAVSYRPQDVFSSDTTALRIRRLIERLEIRTRYGLDDEVQDELAEDLWGLALELEEGVLADALERLRRAQERLQEAMKNGASDEEIAELMDELRRATDEYMRQLQRQQAQEGQQEQQQQQQGESMQMTQDDLQRMMDRIQELMEEGRMAEAAEALQQLQEMMENMRVTEGQQGQGGKSPGEEAMEGLADTLRDQQGLSDQAFRDLQEQFNPNAQAGENQGNEGRNGGQGRGESHEGQGQGQGQEQGEGEGQGQQQGQNGQTPEGGEQGEGFGKGEEGLAQRQQALRDELRRQQQRLPGQGTPGGDAARDALDRAGRAMDQAEDSLRDGDLAEAIDNQAQAMEALREGMRSLGEAMAQEQQNQQPGQGTAESDRRADNRDPLGREQGNNGPSSSDGPLSMGPGGAGRARDLLDEIRRRSGETERPEEERDYLNRLLDRF